One Numenius arquata chromosome 9, bNumArq3.hap1.1, whole genome shotgun sequence DNA window includes the following coding sequences:
- the CRYGS gene encoding gamma-crystallin S: MSRAGTKVTFYEDKNFLGRYYECNSDCPDFHTYLSRCNSIRVDGGTWVAYERPNFSGNMYVLTRGEYPDYHHWMGLNDRLGSCKAVQIPSGGRGHIQVFEKGDFGGQMFEATEDCPSVMDEWHMREVHACRVLEGTWVFYEHPNYRGRQYLLPKGEYRKPVEWGASSPAVQSFRSITQ, translated from the exons ATGTCCAGAGCTGGAACCAAG GTCACCTTCTACGAAGACAAGAATTTCCTAGGCCGTTACTACGAGTGCAACAGCGACTGCCCCGATTTTCACACCTACCTGAGCCGCTGCAACTCCATTCGCGTGGATGGAGGCACCTGGGTGGCCTACGAGAGACCCAACTTCTCCGGGAACATGTACGTTCTGACGCGTGGCGAGTATCCCGACTACCACCACTGGATGGGCCTCAACGACCGCCTTGGCTCCTGCAAAGCCGTCCAGATA ccAAGTGGAGGCCGGGGCCACATCCAGGTATTCGAGAAGGGAGATTTTGGCGGGCAGATGTTCGAAGCCACCGAAGACTGCCCTTCCGTCATGGATGAGTGGCACATGCGCGAGGTCCATGCCTGCAGAGTGCTGGAGGGCACCTGGGTTTTCTACGAGCACCCCAACTACCGCGGCAGGCAGTACCTGCTGCCCAAGGGGGAGTATCGCAAACCCGTGGAGTGGGGGGCCTCCAGCCCTGCCGTCCAGTCCTTCCGCAGCATCACCCAGTGA